The Saprospiraceae bacterium genome includes a window with the following:
- a CDS encoding trypsin-like peptidase domain-containing protein → MRIIYLLFALILIGLGVFLGTKYVSGSKLEKIITGDEGSQTNVDNNNQILTRSTGQNSIRRTADSIVYLSHDEKSTIDLFEKSAPSVCYITTINQQRDMWSRNITEMPSGSGSGFIWDTQGHIITNYHVIQNGTKLKVTLSDRSSWDAEVVGIEPNKDLAVLKIKASAGTLRPIPVGQSSTLRVGQSVYAIGNPFGLDQSLTTGVISALGREIISVGGRPIRDVIQTDAAINPGNSGGPLLDSYGRLIGVNTMIYSPSGASAGIGFSIPVDEVNWVVSDLIKYGEVKRPKIGIELLPPQYAQNWGVEGAMIMGIVPGGGAEKAGLRALEQTRNGEIIFGDIITEVNGSKISNNNDLFLILEKFNPGDKIKLKYLRNEQEKTTEVILGI, encoded by the coding sequence ATGCGAATCATTTATTTATTGTTTGCTTTAATACTTATTGGATTAGGTGTTTTCTTGGGAACAAAGTACGTATCAGGTTCTAAACTGGAAAAAATCATAACCGGAGATGAAGGAAGCCAGACCAATGTTGACAATAACAACCAGATATTGACTCGTAGCACAGGTCAAAATTCAATTAGACGCACTGCTGATTCAATAGTTTATCTCTCTCATGACGAAAAATCCACCATTGATCTCTTTGAAAAATCTGCACCGTCAGTGTGTTATATCACCACAATCAACCAACAAAGAGACATGTGGTCAAGAAATATTACTGAAATGCCTTCAGGCTCGGGTTCAGGTTTTATCTGGGATACGCAGGGTCATATCATTACAAATTACCATGTCATTCAAAACGGTACAAAGTTAAAAGTGACACTTTCAGACAGGTCTTCGTGGGATGCAGAAGTGGTAGGTATCGAGCCCAATAAAGATCTTGCAGTGCTTAAAATTAAAGCAAGTGCGGGTACACTACGACCTATACCCGTTGGTCAGTCTTCTACTCTTAGGGTTGGGCAGAGTGTGTATGCCATTGGGAATCCTTTCGGATTGGACCAGTCATTAACTACCGGAGTCATCAGTGCATTAGGAAGAGAAATAATTTCAGTGGGAGGCAGGCCTATCAGGGACGTTATTCAGACTGATGCAGCCATAAATCCCGGAAACTCAGGTGGACCATTGCTCGACAGTTATGGACGACTCATCGGAGTAAATACCATGATTTACAGTCCATCCGGAGCATCAGCAGGCATTGGATTTTCTATACCTGTGGATGAAGTCAACTGGGTAGTATCTGATCTGATTAAATATGGCGAAGTAAAAAGACCAAAAATTGGTATTGAGTTGTTACCTCCTCAATATGCTCAGAATTGGGGTGTTGAAGGTGCCATGATTATGGGAATAGTACCCGGAGGTGGAGCGGAAAAAGCAGGGTTAAGAGCACTTGAACAAACCCGAAACGGAGAGATTATATTTGGTGATATTATCACTGAGGTAAATGGTTCTAAAATTAGCAATAATAACGACTTGTTTTTAATCCTTGAAAAGTTTAATCCCGGTGACAAAATCAAACTGAAATACCTCAGAAATGAACAGGAAAAAACCACCGAAGTGATATTAGGTATTTGA
- a CDS encoding 3-hydroxybutyryl-CoA dehydrogenase, translating into MITGVVGAGIMGSGIAQLAAMSGCEVRLFDIDKHKLTKALQDISLSLGKFALKGVIGQDEMSGILGRIYTCESLNSLSECELIIEAIAEDLALKKDLFGKLEPIVSKNCILATNTSSLSITSIASVLKMPDRFLGIHFFNPVVIMQLTEVIPAIQTSDKNITKAISIIESWGKTVVKAKDTPGFIVNKVARPYYSEAMRMMEEGISDIFTIDSTMRNSGFKMGPFELMDFIGHDVNYRVTESVWKSFYYDSRYKPSFSQLRLLEAGYLGKKSGKGFYNYPTTPMKGKYNSPESTNLIFMRIISMLINEAADTVFYGICHQEDVEKSVKLGLNYPKGLLQWGNEIGYNKIIETLDGLYYHYHEERYRVCPLLRKWVSSFSTKFA; encoded by the coding sequence ATGATAACGGGAGTTGTTGGAGCCGGCATCATGGGATCAGGAATTGCACAACTGGCAGCAATGTCGGGCTGTGAAGTTCGTTTATTTGATATTGACAAACACAAATTGACTAAAGCGTTGCAAGATATTTCACTGAGTTTGGGCAAGTTTGCACTGAAAGGAGTGATCGGTCAGGATGAAATGAGTGGTATTCTTGGGCGTATTTATACATGTGAATCACTCAACTCGCTTTCAGAATGTGAACTCATCATAGAGGCCATAGCAGAAGACCTTGCTTTGAAAAAAGATCTTTTTGGCAAATTAGAGCCTATCGTATCAAAGAATTGTATTTTGGCAACAAATACTTCATCGCTTTCGATTACATCTATTGCGTCGGTTTTGAAGATGCCTGATCGATTTTTAGGTATTCATTTTTTTAATCCTGTGGTGATAATGCAGCTCACTGAAGTCATACCTGCTATACAAACAAGTGATAAAAACATAACAAAAGCAATCTCAATCATAGAATCCTGGGGTAAAACCGTGGTGAAAGCCAAAGACACACCCGGTTTTATAGTGAATAAAGTAGCCAGACCATATTATAGTGAGGCAATGAGAATGATGGAAGAAGGTATTTCAGATATTTTCACTATCGATTCAACAATGAGAAATTCAGGATTTAAAATGGGACCATTTGAATTGATGGATTTTATAGGTCATGATGTCAACTACAGAGTAACAGAGTCCGTTTGGAAATCATTTTACTATGATAGCCGATACAAGCCGTCTTTTTCTCAACTCAGGCTTTTGGAAGCAGGATATTTGGGTAAAAAAAGTGGTAAAGGTTTTTATAATTACCCAACCACACCCATGAAAGGAAAGTATAACAGTCCGGAATCAACTAATTTGATATTTATGCGCATCATATCCATGTTGATCAATGAGGCAGCCGATACGGTATTTTATGGCATATGCCATCAGGAAGATGTCGAAAAATCCGTAAAGCTCGGTTTAAATTATCCTAAGGGTTTGCTCCAATGGGGAAATGAAATAGGGTATAATAAAATAATTGAGACATTAGACGGACTTTACTATCATTATCATGAAGAAAGATACAGAGTTTGCCCTCTGTTGAGAAAATGGGTATCATCATTTTCGACAAAATTTGCATAA
- the purL gene encoding phosphoribosylformylglycinamidine synthase — protein sequence MITFFCGTDDHIYAVKTEHDITVENQEKLSWLFGDATLSPFETLNASYIGPRASMVTPWSTNAVEITQNMGISGIIRIEQFDVEQKNHHFDPMLFQRYTSLHQEIFDLHIQPEAILEIDDITAYNIKEGLSLSEEEVSYLNELSVRLCRKLTDSEVFGFSQVNSEHCRHKIFNGKYIIDGDEKAESLFAMIKKTSQVNPNDIVSAYKDNVAFIKGPEVVQFAPERGDIPSSYVRKTFHSVLSLKAETHNFPTTVEPFNGAATGSGGEIRDRLAGGQGSLPLAGTAVYMTAYSRLEKTRLWEQKMSERPWLYQTPMDILIKASNGASDFGNKFGQPLIAGSLLTFEHEEDARIVGFDKVIMMAGGIGYGKESQAQKHIPVDGDRVVIMGGDNYRIGMGGAAVSSADTGAFGSGIELNAVQRSNPEMQKRVANAIRVLVESDENPIISIHDHGAGGHLNCLSELVEATGGNINLDALPVGDPTLSYKEIIGNESQERMGLVISKKDLPLLSKIAQRERAPMYDVGEITGDHRFTIGSPSKRVNPMHLALADMFGSSPKMIIKDQSRKPDYNDIDYEIKHFEDYLGDVLQLEAVACKDWLTNKVDRCVGGRVAKQQCTGPLQLPLNNCGVMALDYENNQGLATSIGHAPISALIDAEAGSRNSIGEALTNIVWAPLENGIKSISLSANWMWACKNPGEDARLYAAVKACSDFAISLGINIPTGKDSLSMKQKYKDKEVIAPGTVIISAAGHANDIMKIVEPTVKTSEGTLYYINMSFADHELGGSSFGQIRNKIGIKTPDIADSKRFVLAFQTIQALIKDGKIAAGHDIGSGGLITTLLEMCFSDPAAGLDIDLSGVGNKDSIRLLFAENVGLVFQATHGAETDIERLFQINAIKCIKIGHPNQSSTVTIKNNGDHFDLDIPKFRDIWYKTSYLLDIKQSGHKKATERYSNYKNQPLTYKFPSHFDGKRPEIPQHRIKAAIIREKGSNSERELANAMYLAGFDVRDVHMTDLITGRETLEDIRFIGAVGGFSNSDVLGSAKGWAGAFKYNEKAKLVLDKFFNRRDTLSVGICNGCQLLIELGMIHQNHDKKPKMHFNDSHKHESIFTSVQIQDNDSVMLSTLSGTTLGVWVSHGEGKFLLPEEEKMYHIVAKYGYSDYPANPNGSDYNTAMLCSDDGRHLVMMPHIERSIFQWNWAYYPEGRKHEVSPWLEAFVNARKWLENNFG from the coding sequence ATGATCACTTTTTTTTGTGGAACTGATGACCACATATATGCTGTAAAAACAGAGCATGACATCACAGTAGAAAATCAGGAAAAATTAAGTTGGTTATTCGGTGATGCGACGTTGTCTCCATTTGAGACTTTAAATGCATCATATATCGGACCTCGGGCATCTATGGTCACCCCATGGAGTACCAATGCCGTAGAAATCACTCAAAACATGGGTATCTCTGGCATCATTCGCATAGAACAATTTGATGTTGAACAAAAAAACCATCATTTTGACCCTATGCTCTTTCAGAGATATACTTCCTTGCATCAGGAGATTTTTGATCTGCACATACAGCCGGAGGCTATTTTAGAAATAGACGATATCACAGCATACAATATAAAAGAAGGATTGTCACTCAGTGAAGAAGAAGTATCTTATCTCAATGAATTGTCGGTCAGATTATGCAGAAAACTAACGGATTCAGAAGTTTTTGGGTTTTCGCAGGTCAATTCAGAACATTGTCGGCACAAGATATTTAATGGAAAATACATTATCGATGGTGATGAGAAAGCGGAGAGCCTTTTTGCGATGATCAAAAAAACATCACAGGTAAATCCTAATGATATCGTCTCTGCATATAAAGACAATGTTGCATTTATTAAAGGACCTGAAGTGGTACAATTTGCACCTGAAAGAGGAGATATACCTTCATCGTATGTACGCAAGACTTTTCATTCAGTACTATCTCTGAAAGCTGAAACCCACAATTTCCCGACAACGGTGGAGCCATTTAATGGCGCAGCTACAGGATCTGGTGGCGAAATCAGAGACAGACTGGCAGGCGGTCAGGGATCATTGCCTCTGGCAGGTACTGCTGTGTACATGACGGCATATTCTCGACTTGAAAAAACGCGCCTCTGGGAACAAAAAATGTCTGAAAGACCATGGTTATATCAAACTCCTATGGATATCCTCATCAAAGCTTCTAATGGAGCTTCGGACTTCGGAAATAAGTTTGGTCAACCATTGATTGCGGGTTCACTTTTGACATTTGAACATGAAGAAGATGCCAGGATTGTGGGTTTTGACAAAGTCATCATGATGGCTGGTGGAATCGGATATGGCAAAGAATCTCAGGCTCAAAAACATATACCAGTAGATGGTGACAGAGTAGTTATCATGGGTGGGGACAATTACCGCATCGGCATGGGTGGTGCCGCGGTATCATCAGCTGATACAGGTGCTTTTGGTTCAGGTATTGAGCTTAATGCTGTGCAAAGATCTAATCCCGAAATGCAAAAACGAGTTGCCAACGCTATACGGGTCTTGGTAGAAAGTGACGAAAACCCGATCATTTCTATTCATGACCATGGTGCAGGTGGTCATCTCAACTGTCTGTCAGAACTCGTCGAAGCTACTGGCGGAAATATCAATCTCGATGCTTTGCCGGTAGGCGACCCTACTCTTTCCTACAAGGAAATCATAGGCAATGAGTCTCAGGAACGGATGGGACTAGTCATCAGCAAAAAAGATCTCCCATTATTGTCAAAAATTGCTCAGAGAGAGCGTGCTCCTATGTACGATGTAGGTGAGATCACGGGAGATCACCGATTTACCATAGGATCACCGTCCAAACGAGTAAATCCTATGCATCTGGCTTTGGCTGATATGTTTGGATCAAGTCCAAAAATGATCATTAAAGACCAAAGTAGAAAACCTGATTATAATGATATTGACTATGAAATAAAACATTTTGAAGACTACCTGGGTGATGTGCTCCAACTCGAAGCTGTAGCCTGCAAAGACTGGCTTACCAATAAGGTGGACAGATGTGTGGGCGGCCGTGTGGCCAAACAGCAATGTACCGGTCCTCTTCAACTACCGCTAAATAATTGTGGCGTTATGGCTCTTGATTACGAAAATAATCAGGGTCTGGCAACGTCTATTGGTCATGCTCCGATAAGTGCATTGATCGATGCAGAAGCAGGAAGCAGAAATAGTATAGGAGAAGCACTGACCAATATCGTCTGGGCACCATTGGAGAATGGAATAAAAAGTATCAGCCTTTCGGCCAACTGGATGTGGGCATGTAAAAACCCAGGCGAAGATGCAAGATTGTATGCAGCTGTTAAGGCTTGTTCCGACTTTGCCATTTCTTTGGGTATCAATATTCCAACGGGCAAAGACTCCTTGTCCATGAAACAAAAATACAAAGATAAGGAAGTCATTGCCCCCGGCACGGTGATCATCAGTGCAGCAGGACATGCCAATGATATCATGAAAATAGTAGAACCCACTGTCAAAACATCTGAAGGGACTCTATATTATATCAATATGTCATTTGCTGATCATGAGCTGGGCGGATCGTCATTTGGACAAATACGCAACAAAATCGGTATAAAAACACCTGACATTGCTGATAGTAAAAGATTTGTTCTTGCTTTTCAAACCATACAGGCATTGATCAAAGATGGTAAAATTGCTGCAGGGCACGATATCGGTAGCGGCGGATTGATTACCACATTACTTGAAATGTGTTTCTCTGATCCGGCGGCAGGATTGGATATTGATTTGTCTGGTGTTGGTAACAAGGATTCGATCAGATTGCTATTTGCTGAAAATGTAGGATTGGTCTTTCAGGCTACACATGGAGCAGAAACTGATATAGAGCGTTTATTTCAAATTAATGCCATCAAGTGTATCAAAATTGGCCATCCAAATCAAAGTAGCACCGTTACAATTAAAAATAATGGTGACCACTTTGATCTCGATATCCCGAAATTCAGAGATATTTGGTATAAAACATCCTATTTGTTGGACATTAAGCAGTCAGGCCACAAAAAGGCCACTGAAAGATATTCTAACTATAAAAATCAGCCATTAACATACAAATTCCCTTCCCATTTTGACGGCAAAAGACCAGAAATACCTCAACACAGAATCAAGGCAGCCATCATAAGAGAAAAAGGAAGTAACTCGGAACGCGAACTGGCCAATGCTATGTATCTGGCAGGATTTGATGTGAGAGATGTACATATGACAGATCTGATAACGGGCCGAGAGACACTGGAAGATATACGTTTCATAGGTGCTGTAGGTGGATTTTCCAACTCTGATGTTTTGGGTTCAGCCAAAGGATGGGCTGGGGCTTTCAAATACAATGAAAAGGCAAAATTAGTGCTGGACAAATTTTTCAACAGAAGGGATACACTATCGGTTGGAATATGTAATGGCTGTCAGTTACTGATTGAATTGGGTATGATACATCAAAATCATGACAAAAAGCCCAAAATGCACTTCAATGATTCTCATAAACATGAAAGCATATTTACCTCTGTACAAATCCAGGATAATGATTCTGTCATGTTGAGTACACTTTCGGGAACTACCTTAGGTGTATGGGTGTCGCATGGAGAGGGTAAGTTTTTGCTACCTGAAGAAGAAAAAATGTATCACATTGTGGCCAAGTACGGATACTCTGACTATCCTGCCAATCCTAATGGCTCGGACTATAACACCGCGATGCTGTGCAGCGATGATGGCCGTCATCTTGTCATGATGCCGCACATAGAGCGATCTATATTTCAGTGGAACTGGGCGTATTATCCGGAAGGAAGAAAGCACGAAGTCTCCCCGTGGCTGGAAGCTTTTGTAAATGCAAGAAAATGGTTAGAAAATAATTTCGGGTAA
- a CDS encoding winged helix-turn-helix transcriptional regulator: MKKSAFDIEHQNSSIESKIVASLERVSQAFRVLLWNESKEFSLSPIQVQVLIFLLHHSDEKRRVSYLADEFNMTKATISETIKILEQKHLIYKEFNPDDTRSYIIHLTEKGLKIADQTSLFAKQILVPIDKLNSNDKENLLLSLLDIIYHLNKSGIITIQRMCFTCHFYNPKNNGQQHFCELLNSKLEDNELRIDCPEHKQMT; encoded by the coding sequence ATGAAAAAATCTGCATTTGATATAGAGCATCAAAATTCAAGTATTGAAAGCAAAATAGTGGCATCTCTGGAAAGAGTTTCACAAGCGTTTAGGGTATTGCTATGGAATGAGAGCAAGGAATTTTCATTAAGTCCCATCCAGGTGCAAGTACTGATTTTTCTATTACATCATTCTGATGAAAAAAGAAGAGTAAGTTATCTGGCAGACGAATTTAATATGACAAAAGCTACAATAAGCGAGACAATTAAAATACTTGAACAGAAACATCTGATCTATAAAGAATTTAATCCGGACGACACCAGAAGTTATATTATACATTTAACAGAAAAAGGTCTGAAAATTGCAGATCAGACTTCCCTGTTTGCAAAACAAATACTGGTTCCCATCGACAAATTAAATTCCAATGACAAGGAAAATTTGCTTTTAAGTTTGTTGGATATTATTTATCACCTGAACAAATCAGGTATTATCACCATTCAAAGAATGTGTTTTACATGCCATTTTTACAACCCAAAAAATAATGGACAACAACACTTTTGCGAACTTCTGAATAGTAAACTTGAAGACAATGAATTACGTATTGACTGTCCGGAACATAAACAGATGACTTAA
- a CDS encoding DUF2024 family protein, which yields MKVAVWDTYVTKKDGIVMHFDILAPVEIKDKEVIYNYGKAYLKTKGQEGQPLSSKECRFCHVEKMRPDWEADIKKQGYFIIEMENCN from the coding sequence ATGAAAGTAGCTGTTTGGGACACATATGTAACAAAAAAAGACGGGATAGTAATGCATTTTGACATACTTGCACCCGTAGAGATAAAGGATAAAGAGGTAATTTATAATTATGGTAAAGCATATTTAAAAACAAAAGGCCAGGAAGGACAACCGTTATCATCAAAGGAATGTAGGTTTTGCCACGTTGAAAAAATGCGACCAGACTGGGAAGCAGATATAAAAAAACAAGGTTACTTTATCATCGAAATGGAAAATTGTAACTGA
- a CDS encoding thioredoxin family protein, with translation MSKSVFYHAGCPVCISAEHDIINLLGADKVEVIHFGNDKSRIDEAEKAGVKSVPALVTPNGNVLHINFGASMADVKG, from the coding sequence ATGAGTAAATCAGTATTCTATCACGCAGGTTGTCCTGTATGCATAAGTGCAGAACACGACATCATAAACCTATTAGGAGCAGACAAAGTTGAAGTCATTCACTTTGGCAACGACAAATCACGTATAGACGAAGCAGAAAAAGCCGGTGTAAAATCTGTCCCGGCTTTAGTAACTCCAAACGGAAATGTTTTACATATCAATTTTGGAGCTTCAATGGCTGATGTAAAAGGTTAA
- the gcvH gene encoding glycine cleavage system protein GcvH, translated as MNIPENLKYTKEHEWLRIEGNEAYIGVTDFAQSELGEIVYVEVDTVGDTISKDEIFGTVEAVKTTSDLFMPISGVILEFNKELDENEGDNPGLINSDPYGEGWIVKIKISDESEIDHLMNAAQYSEAIS; from the coding sequence ATGAATATTCCTGAAAATCTGAAATATACCAAGGAACATGAATGGTTGCGAATAGAAGGTAATGAAGCATATATTGGGGTTACTGATTTTGCTCAAAGCGAACTTGGTGAAATTGTATATGTCGAAGTAGATACTGTAGGAGATACCATTTCAAAAGATGAGATATTTGGTACGGTAGAAGCTGTAAAGACCACATCAGATCTTTTTATGCCAATATCTGGTGTGATCCTTGAGTTCAATAAAGAACTTGATGAAAATGAAGGAGACAATCCCGGCCTCATCAATTCAGACCCATACGGTGAAGGATGGATTGTGAAAATTAAGATATCAGATGAGTCAGAAATAGATCACCTTATGAATGCAGCTCAATACAGTGAAGCAATAAGTTAA
- a CDS encoding citrate (Si)-synthase, eukaryotic, producing the protein MDPLKEKFYQKSTALKAEIKTLLKDHGEKKLDEVTVDQMIGGMRSVKSMIWDTSSLDPEEGIRFRGYNIPQLRELLPRVPNGKEPLPEGLFWLMMVGEIPTTEDVRWLSAEWSQRSHVAQHVFDTLEALPPDTHPMTQFSIAVLAMQADSIFAQKYEEGMSKNDYWDPMYEDSMNMIARLPRIAAYIYRRTFHNSNHIAPDPDMDWGGNYAKMLGYDNRDFYALMRLYLTIHADHEGGNASAHTMHLVGSTLSDVYYSFSGAMNALAGPLHGLANQEVIKWIFEMIEELGTNSPTKDQIRKYINDTLAEGKVVPGYGHAVLRQPDPRFVAQKRFAEENIKNDPIVQIVWDLFEIVPEVLGALGKVKNPWPNVDAHSGALLVHYGFTEYNYYTVLFGVSRALGVCAGLCWDRALGLPLERPKSVTTDWLKKFLGMN; encoded by the coding sequence ATGGACCCGCTAAAAGAAAAATTTTATCAAAAATCTACAGCCTTAAAAGCTGAAATCAAGACTTTACTAAAAGATCATGGCGAAAAGAAACTTGACGAAGTGACTGTTGACCAGATGATCGGAGGCATGAGAAGCGTCAAAAGTATGATTTGGGATACATCTTCACTTGATCCTGAAGAAGGTATTCGATTCAGAGGATATAATATTCCTCAGTTAAGGGAACTGCTGCCCAGAGTACCGAATGGCAAAGAACCACTACCTGAAGGACTTTTTTGGCTGATGATGGTAGGGGAGATACCCACTACTGAAGATGTTAGGTGGCTTTCAGCAGAATGGAGTCAAAGGAGCCATGTAGCACAGCATGTTTTTGACACTCTGGAAGCCTTACCGCCGGATACACATCCTATGACACAGTTTAGCATCGCGGTACTGGCTATGCAAGCTGACAGTATCTTCGCTCAGAAATACGAAGAAGGCATGAGCAAAAATGACTATTGGGACCCTATGTATGAAGATTCCATGAATATGATTGCGCGCCTTCCCAGAATTGCAGCATATATATATAGACGTACTTTTCATAATAGCAACCACATAGCACCTGACCCGGACATGGATTGGGGCGGCAACTATGCTAAAATGCTGGGATATGACAACAGAGATTTTTATGCTCTGATGAGATTATACCTCACTATCCATGCAGACCACGAAGGAGGCAATGCCTCTGCGCATACTATGCATCTCGTAGGTTCGACACTGAGCGATGTGTATTATTCATTCAGCGGAGCTATGAACGCCCTTGCTGGTCCTCTCCACGGATTGGCCAATCAGGAAGTGATCAAATGGATCTTTGAGATGATAGAGGAATTGGGTACCAATTCGCCCACCAAGGACCAAATCAGAAAATATATCAATGATACACTGGCTGAAGGCAAAGTGGTACCAGGATATGGACATGCAGTGCTCAGGCAGCCTGACCCCAGATTTGTGGCGCAAAAACGTTTTGCTGAAGAAAATATCAAAAATGATCCGATAGTACAAATTGTCTGGGATCTTTTCGAAATTGTACCGGAGGTATTGGGAGCATTGGGCAAAGTTAAAAACCCGTGGCCGAATGTTGATGCACATTCAGGGGCGCTTTTGGTTCACTACGGTTTTACAGAATACAATTATTATACTGTGCTATTCGGAGTATCCCGGGCACTGGGTGTCTGCGCTGGCTTATGCTGGGACAGAGCACTTGGATTACCTCTGGAACGACCAAAATCAGTCACTACTGACTGGCTTAAGAAATTTCTTGGCATGAATTAA
- a CDS encoding flippase-like domain-containing protein: protein MNPKEIPHQPQTHHHDDKSALKYLKISKVILPSVIGLGVVLWLMSRQLDINELTKLNNSGHTIFWVLMAMVMYFLRHLFYSWRLRVITDYAFSWWKSMQLIVIWEFSTAVSPTSVGGSAVAFFLLAKEKLPGAKTITAVLYSMVIDTIFLVMALIFLYIAVGPVMIRPGMEKFSDIDGFGITFLTVLAFMFTYGSIFFYGLFINPRAIKRLLLLVSRFPLLKRFREELRNTAYDVVTSAVKIKEKPLSFHIKAFTATAGAWTVRFIAINCLILAFVSGISPEIYDHFIIFSRGMAMHTIEAFSPTPGASGVAEYLFGGFFSDYIPKGISSLIALVWRLIGYYSYLIAGAIIIPIWFRQVSLKNRVKKGLD, encoded by the coding sequence TTGAACCCGAAAGAAATTCCCCATCAACCACAAACCCATCATCATGATGATAAAAGTGCTTTAAAATATCTTAAGATATCTAAAGTAATATTACCATCTGTCATAGGATTGGGCGTAGTGTTGTGGTTGATGAGCAGACAGTTGGATATCAACGAGTTGACTAAACTCAATAACAGCGGACATACTATCTTTTGGGTATTGATGGCTATGGTGATGTATTTTTTGAGACATCTTTTTTACTCATGGAGGTTGAGGGTCATTACAGATTATGCATTTTCCTGGTGGAAATCCATGCAGTTGATCGTCATATGGGAATTTAGCACCGCAGTATCACCTACGAGTGTGGGCGGGTCAGCTGTCGCCTTTTTTCTTTTGGCCAAAGAGAAACTACCCGGAGCCAAGACCATCACTGCCGTATTGTACAGTATGGTGATAGATACCATATTTCTGGTGATGGCTTTGATATTTTTATACATCGCTGTAGGACCGGTAATGATCCGGCCCGGAATGGAAAAATTTTCGGATATCGACGGATTCGGTATTACTTTCCTGACAGTATTGGCTTTTATGTTTACTTACGGGTCTATATTTTTTTATGGTTTGTTTATCAATCCTCGTGCGATAAAGAGACTGCTCTTGTTGGTCAGCAGGTTTCCGCTTTTGAAGAGATTCAGAGAAGAACTTCGTAACACCGCATATGATGTAGTGACTTCTGCCGTCAAAATCAAAGAGAAGCCATTGTCCTTTCACATAAAAGCATTTACTGCTACTGCCGGAGCCTGGACAGTAAGATTTATAGCTATCAATTGCCTTATTCTGGCGTTTGTCTCCGGAATATCTCCAGAGATATATGACCATTTTATTATTTTTTCGAGAGGAATGGCCATGCACACGATCGAAGCTTTTAGCCCTACTCCGGGAGCCTCAGGTGTCGCCGAATATCTTTTTGGTGGCTTTTTCAGCGACTATATCCCCAAAGGTATATCATCACTCATAGCTTTGGTCTGGAGACTGATAGGGTACTACAGCTACCTGATAGCAGGTGCGATCATCATCCCGATATGGTTCAGACAAGTCAGCTTAAAAAACCGGGTAAAAAAAGGTTTAGACTAA
- a CDS encoding endonuclease/exonuclease/phosphatase family protein, which yields MKLITWNCQGAFRKKAETILQQRPDILVVQECEHPDKLIFNPTTEKPNDMLWFGDNKHKGLGIFSYSNYRFQLLKQHNADIKIVIPISVTNGKLDFTLFAIWANNRTDPAGQYIEQVWKAVNHYDQLLNDGRTILTGDFNSNKIWDKPRRVGNHSAVVDRLAEKSIYSVYHKRLNQEQGKENHPTFFLYRNMDKPYHLDYCFASADLYDKVKSMEIGTYENWITHSDHTPLIIYFDL from the coding sequence ATGAAATTAATAACCTGGAATTGTCAGGGAGCATTTAGAAAAAAGGCAGAAACAATTTTGCAGCAACGACCAGACATTTTGGTTGTTCAGGAATGTGAACATCCGGACAAATTAATTTTCAACCCTACAACTGAAAAACCAAATGACATGCTTTGGTTTGGTGATAACAAACATAAAGGACTCGGAATTTTTTCATACAGCAACTACAGATTTCAACTGCTCAAGCAGCACAACGCAGATATCAAAATTGTAATTCCTATTTCCGTTACAAACGGAAAACTTGATTTCACGCTTTTTGCAATCTGGGCTAACAACCGTACCGACCCTGCCGGACAGTATATTGAACAGGTTTGGAAAGCGGTTAATCATTATGACCAACTACTGAACGATGGAAGGACAATCTTAACGGGAGACTTCAACAGCAACAAAATATGGGACAAACCACGCAGAGTTGGAAATCATTCAGCAGTGGTTGACAGGTTAGCAGAAAAGAGTATTTACAGTGTTTATCACAAACGTTTGAATCAGGAACAAGGCAAAGAAAATCATCCTACCTTTTTCTTGTACCGCAACATGGACAAACCTTATCACCTTGACTATTGTTTTGCGTCAGCAGACCTTTATGACAAGGTAAAAAGTATGGAAATCGGTACATATGAAAACTGGATCACACACAGCGATCACACACCACTGATCATATACTTTGACCTTTGA